Proteins encoded within one genomic window of Streptomyces sp. NBC_00523:
- a CDS encoding GNAT family N-acetyltransferase produces the protein MDYVIRPVRADEWRSVKELRLAALQDPAAPVAFLETYEQGLKRSDEAWRERTVDASEDGGGEVRQFVAEGPDGAWAGSVTVLVEGPDVEARFGEAVSVNQGHLVGVFVRPEARGAGVADALFRAAVDWAWSLEAPRLERVRLYVHEDNPRAEAFYRRFGFVPTGESVPMPGDPDARELEYAVARP, from the coding sequence ATGGACTACGTGATACGGCCGGTGCGCGCCGACGAATGGCGGTCGGTGAAGGAGCTCCGGCTGGCCGCCTTGCAGGACCCGGCCGCCCCGGTGGCGTTCCTGGAGACGTACGAGCAGGGGCTGAAGCGCTCCGACGAGGCGTGGCGGGAGCGGACGGTGGACGCCTCCGAGGACGGTGGGGGCGAGGTGCGGCAGTTCGTCGCGGAGGGCCCGGACGGTGCCTGGGCGGGCTCGGTGACGGTGCTCGTGGAGGGCCCGGACGTCGAGGCGCGGTTCGGTGAGGCGGTGTCGGTGAACCAGGGGCACCTGGTCGGCGTGTTCGTACGGCCGGAGGCGCGGGGCGCGGGAGTGGCGGACGCGCTGTTCCGGGCGGCTGTGGACTGGGCGTGGTCGCTGGAGGCGCCGCGGCTGGAGCGCGTACGGCTGTATGTGCACGAGGACAATCCGCGCGCCGAGGCGTTCTACCGGCGGTTCGGCTTTGTGCCGACCGGGGAGTCGGTGCCGATGCCCGGCGATCCGGACGCGCGTGAGCTGGAGTACGCGGTGGCGCGGCCCTGA
- a CDS encoding type VI secretion protein, which yields MAGSDGGRSGDGKGGGIPDGLLVGLLAFLLGLTLMAWAATGFAGLLAHGAWPDGVTPTETPLALRRLLEAPHDLPAAWPSTPPGQLSGYGLFWGLLIGELMVLVVLTIFVMGVITRWRAGLARRRAERNERLALLEQAHREERARRKLAQGKGRKTGRRNKQQDYAYESALAEPEPAPEPTPDALRKTPPVPAPATPVPAEHLTETAPQTTALPPEAAPEARTARKTPPAPTPTEPALATTPLPATVPSPRTPLVLYGPAATRRATAVQAIREADGPVLVVTSDPTLWAETKDARAKLGPVLVYDPGHLCDTPARLHWAPTAGCEQADRAAARAGALLAPVRPQARVDSATADIAETLLRCWLHAAAIDGRPFRQVHRWAIGGNAHEPVRLLRTHPKAAPGLAGLLESALTGHPERREMAQELTVRAFGALSSVHVRDACTPNRADALALDSFADEGGSIYVVGEAIETPRSGPGTMPLLTAFAADVVEHGRRMAARSSDGRLDPPMTLVLDDIAAVAPLPRLPELLRSGQTQGLSTIALLRSPEQARSHWTQQLRTPSSL from the coding sequence ATGGCAGGGAGCGACGGGGGACGGTCCGGCGACGGCAAGGGGGGCGGCATCCCCGACGGCCTGCTCGTCGGACTGCTGGCCTTCCTTCTCGGACTGACGCTGATGGCCTGGGCGGCCACCGGATTCGCCGGACTCCTCGCCCACGGCGCCTGGCCCGACGGCGTCACACCGACCGAGACACCCCTGGCCCTCCGCCGCCTGCTGGAGGCCCCGCACGACCTGCCCGCCGCTTGGCCCAGCACCCCACCCGGCCAGCTCTCCGGGTACGGCCTGTTCTGGGGCCTGCTCATCGGCGAACTGATGGTTCTGGTGGTGCTGACGATCTTCGTCATGGGCGTCATCACCCGCTGGCGCGCCGGACTGGCCCGCCGCCGCGCGGAACGCAACGAACGGCTGGCCCTCCTCGAACAGGCCCACCGCGAGGAGCGCGCACGGCGCAAGCTGGCACAGGGCAAGGGCCGGAAGACCGGCCGGCGGAACAAACAGCAGGACTACGCGTACGAGTCGGCGCTCGCCGAGCCGGAACCGGCCCCCGAGCCCACCCCCGACGCCCTCCGCAAGACGCCACCCGTCCCCGCGCCGGCCACCCCCGTTCCCGCCGAACACCTCACCGAAACCGCACCGCAGACAACGGCCCTTCCGCCCGAGGCCGCCCCCGAAGCACGCACCGCCCGAAAAACACCGCCCGCACCGACGCCCACCGAACCGGCCCTCGCCACCACCCCCCTCCCCGCCACCGTCCCCTCCCCGCGCACCCCCCTCGTCCTCTACGGCCCCGCCGCCACCCGCCGGGCCACCGCCGTCCAGGCCATCCGCGAAGCCGACGGCCCCGTGCTCGTCGTGACCTCCGACCCCACCCTCTGGGCCGAGACCAAGGACGCCCGCGCCAAGCTCGGCCCCGTCCTCGTCTACGACCCCGGCCACCTCTGCGACACCCCGGCCCGGCTGCACTGGGCGCCCACCGCCGGATGCGAGCAGGCCGACCGGGCCGCGGCCCGCGCAGGCGCGCTGCTCGCCCCCGTCCGCCCCCAGGCCCGCGTCGACTCGGCGACGGCCGACATCGCCGAAACCCTCCTGCGCTGCTGGCTGCACGCCGCCGCCATCGACGGCCGCCCCTTCCGCCAGGTCCACCGCTGGGCCATCGGCGGCAACGCCCACGAACCGGTCCGCCTGCTGCGCACCCACCCCAAGGCGGCCCCCGGACTCGCCGGACTCCTGGAGTCCGCGCTCACCGGCCATCCCGAACGCCGCGAGATGGCCCAGGAACTGACGGTGCGGGCGTTCGGCGCCCTCTCCTCCGTCCACGTCCGCGACGCCTGCACACCAAATCGAGCAGATGCGCTCGCACTGGATTCCTTTGCGGACGAAGGGGGCAGCATCTATGTGGTGGGCGAAGCCATCGAAACCCCGCGATCCGGTCCAGGGACGATGCCCCTGCTCACCGCGTTCGCCGCAGACGTGGTCGAGCACGGCCGCCGCATGGCCGCACGGTCATCCGACGGCCGGCTCGACCCACCAATGACGCTCGTCCTCGACGACATCGCGGCCGTCGCACCGCTGCCCCGCCTGCCCGAACTGCTGAGATCCGGCCAGACCCAGGGCCTGTCCACCATCGCCCTGCTCCGTTCCCCGGAACAGGCCCGCTCACACTGGACGCAACAGCTCCGGACACCCAGCAGCCTCTGA